One genomic window of Thermodesulfovibrionales bacterium includes the following:
- a CDS encoding Smr/MutS family protein, which produces MKRAACTVTSFKELKDVLERRPHTLRSGRAPKEHIPDSKTDEDIFLEAMADVREIREFRDIPVRKPPRVEPRPACDEDIREALREIVKGKRKIRLSDTGEYMEWTGSSARKDTARKLHEGRFAVQDSIDLHGMTLCEAEEALSRFFRDAVKKRLFCIKVIHGRGLRSPKGPVIKEALKQWLHGPLRKWVTAYASAKDCDGGLGATYIILK; this is translated from the coding sequence GTCCTTCAAGGAACTGAAGGACGTGCTCGAACGAAGACCGCATACCCTCCGGAGCGGTAGGGCTCCGAAGGAACATATTCCTGACAGCAAGACCGATGAGGATATCTTCCTTGAGGCCATGGCCGATGTGAGGGAGATACGGGAGTTCAGGGATATTCCGGTCAGGAAGCCTCCCCGCGTCGAGCCCCGTCCGGCGTGCGACGAAGATATCCGTGAGGCCTTGAGGGAGATCGTAAAGGGAAAACGGAAGATAAGGCTCTCCGATACCGGCGAGTACATGGAGTGGACAGGGTCGAGTGCGAGAAAGGACACGGCAAGAAAGCTCCATGAGGGGAGATTCGCTGTGCAGGACTCGATTGACCTACACGGCATGACCCTCTGCGAGGCTGAGGAGGCGCTCAGCAGGTTTTTTCGGGACGCGGTGAAGAAGAGACTCTTCTGCATCAAGGTGATACACGGGAGGGGCCTCAGGTCTCCGAAGGGCCCCGTCATCAAAGAGGCGCTGAAGCAGTGGCTTCACGGCCCCTTGAGAAAGTGGGTCACTGCGTACGCCAGCGCGAAAGACTGCGACGGAGGACTGGGAGCCACGTACATCATACTCAAGTGA